The following DNA comes from Thermoanaerobaculum aquaticum.
CAGCACTGCCGGCGCCACCGCTTCCACAGCTTCCAGGGCCCGGTGGAACACCCATTCGGGGCTACCGTGCACCCCGGCAAACACCAGGTTCATGTCCAGGCGGAAAAGCGGCAGTTGCCACTCGTGGGCGATGACCTTCACCGCCAGGGACTTGCCGCATCCGGACATGCCCATGAGCAGCACGCCCTTGGGTCGCGGCAATCCCTGCGCTCGAGCTTCGGGGGTAAAGAGCGAGGCCCTCTGCCGAACCCAGAGCTTGAGCTGATCCAGCCCCCCCAGCTCCTCAATGCCTCGATCCGGGGGCACAAACTCCAGGATGCCCTCCTTGCGCATGATTTGCTCTTTTTCCGCCAAAAGCTCGAGGAAAAAAGCTTCCCCCAGTTCCTGATGGCGGGCCAGGAGCCGGCGCAGCACGTGTTCCACCTCGGTGAGGCTCATGCCCCGCAGGGAGGTGACGATGCGGCCAAAGGTGGAGGGATCCACACTGCGCCGGGTGGCGGTGAAAACCGCTTGCACCGTGGCCTGCACTTCGGCTTCATCGGGAAAAATGGAGTTCACCACGTACGTAAAGGGCTTCAGCTCGTCGGGAACCTGCACCACCGGCCCCAAAAGGAAGAGGTACTTGCCCGAATTGCGGATAGCCGAAGCGGTATCGCGCAGGCGCCGCAGGAGAAAGCGGTTGCCGTCCAGCATGGCGGTGATGTCCTTAAAAAGGTAGAAACCCTGAGGCGCTTCTTGCGCCACCCAGGCCAGCGCCGCCAGGGGATCGCTCACCGGATGGGCCTGGCC
Coding sequences within:
- a CDS encoding AAA family ATPase; its protein translation is MATTVEQIVTALASAYPVIAVVSPEEDRIERLIQRVGAAAKPNPLPVLTWNCLDGFGQAHPVSDPLAALAWVAQEAPQGFYLFKDITAMLDGNRFLLRRLRDTASAIRNSGKYLFLLGPVVQVPDELKPFTYVVNSIFPDEAEVQATVQAVFTATRRSVDPSTFGRIVTSLRGMSLTEVEHVLRRLLARHQELGEAFFLELLAEKEQIMRKEGILEFVPPDRGIEELGGLDQLKLWVRQRASLFTPEARAQGLPRPKGVLLMGMSGCGKSLAVKVIAHEWQLPLFRLDMNLVFAGVHGSPEWVFHRALEAVEAVAPAVLWIDEIEMGVAGYHEGETGSLTRIFSTFLTWMQEHRADVFVAATANRINLLPAEIIRKGRFDQVFFVELPNEEERKEILAIHMRRQGLDPSKYDLVLLASATRGWNGAEIEQAVISARVACFAEGRPVEERDLLAAMGQIVPLSTTMAEQIKAIRSWARTRALPATTPGKPEM